A single region of the Actinoplanes sp. SE50/110 genome encodes:
- a CDS encoding FAD-binding oxidoreductase, with translation MRADTPAYDLDIRTDEKRIRAALADAARTPFWLEDPGRPVPLPALIGTIDTDLLIIGGGYCGLWTALQAKEADPARDVVLVEGEEIGWAASGRNGGFVEASLTHGQENGQRYFGEDLAVLEGLAEENFAGFRDSLTRHGIDAEWEENGSLAVATERHQVEELRAAPGRFYDREQLAGIVKSPLFRAGSFQETGAALVHPAKLAWGLKDACRRLGVRIYEHTPVTRLTDRGGTVRATTRMGVVRARQVVLATNGFPSLLRRNRMLTIPIYDYVLMTEPLTPAQLDEIGWHGRFGIGDCSRQFHYYRKSADNRILWGGYDAVYHRGGDIRPEFDQRPETFARLADHFLRTFPQLGEIRFTHAWGGMIDMSTRLAAFQGLAMGGKVAYASGFTGLGVAATRFAGAVMLDLLAGADTPRTRLRMATRRPMPIPPEPIAYPAVQVIRRAIARADRNGGRDGLILKTANLFGFSFDS, from the coding sequence ATGCGGGCGGACACACCGGCCTACGACCTTGACATCCGGACCGACGAGAAGCGGATTCGCGCCGCGCTCGCCGACGCGGCCCGGACCCCGTTCTGGCTCGAGGATCCCGGACGGCCCGTCCCGCTGCCCGCCCTGATCGGCACCATCGACACCGACCTGCTGATCATCGGCGGTGGTTACTGTGGGTTGTGGACCGCGCTCCAGGCGAAAGAGGCGGATCCGGCCCGCGACGTCGTCCTGGTCGAGGGCGAGGAGATCGGCTGGGCGGCCAGCGGCCGTAACGGCGGATTCGTCGAGGCCAGCCTCACCCACGGCCAGGAGAACGGCCAGCGCTACTTCGGCGAGGACCTCGCGGTGCTGGAAGGCCTCGCCGAGGAGAACTTCGCCGGCTTCCGCGACTCGCTGACCCGGCACGGCATCGACGCCGAGTGGGAGGAGAACGGCTCACTCGCCGTCGCCACCGAACGGCACCAGGTCGAGGAACTGCGGGCGGCGCCCGGTCGCTTCTACGACCGGGAGCAGCTGGCCGGCATCGTCAAGTCGCCGCTGTTCCGGGCCGGTTCCTTCCAGGAGACCGGCGCGGCCCTGGTGCACCCGGCGAAACTGGCCTGGGGCCTCAAGGACGCCTGCCGCAGACTGGGCGTACGCATCTACGAGCACACGCCGGTGACCAGACTCACCGATCGGGGCGGCACGGTCCGCGCCACCACCCGGATGGGCGTCGTGCGCGCCCGCCAGGTGGTGCTGGCCACCAACGGCTTCCCGTCGCTGCTCCGGCGCAACCGGATGCTGACCATCCCGATCTACGACTACGTGCTGATGACCGAGCCGCTCACCCCGGCGCAACTGGACGAGATCGGCTGGCACGGCCGGTTCGGGATCGGCGACTGCTCGCGGCAGTTCCACTACTACCGCAAGAGCGCCGACAACCGGATCCTCTGGGGCGGTTATGACGCGGTCTACCACCGCGGCGGCGACATCCGGCCGGAGTTCGACCAACGACCGGAAACGTTCGCCCGGCTCGCCGACCACTTCCTGCGCACCTTCCCGCAGCTCGGCGAGATCAGGTTCACCCACGCCTGGGGCGGCATGATCGACATGTCGACCCGGCTGGCCGCGTTCCAGGGCCTCGCGATGGGCGGCAAGGTGGCCTACGCCAGCGGCTTCACCGGGTTGGGCGTGGCCGCGACCCGCTTCGCCGGCGCCGTCATGCTGGACCTTCTCGCCGGGGCCGACACGCCGCGGACCCGGCTGCGGATGGCGACCAGGCGACCGATGCCGATCCCGCCGGAACCCATCGCGTACCCCGCGGTGCAGGTCATCCGGCGGGCGATCGCCCGCGCCGACCGTAACGGCGGCCGTGACGGCCTGATTCTCAAGACCGCCAACCTCTTCGGTTTCTCCTTCGATTCCTGA
- a CDS encoding LacI family DNA-binding transcriptional regulator — MEKRATLADVAREARVSRATASRAINGAYGTSPEMREHVRAVARRLGFEPHAAARALATGRGGGGRRERIEILIVDPDPAAMGVKPFYGRVLAGAMTAVDGQDIALEVRRVDVPPAADDDPPFGRLLINISGAAGAAYARRGRTVALGRCAPGVTFVAPDNDGGGFQAAAHLVMSGRKRVGAVFGPATPCARERRAGFLRVMSGAGREVVAADGDFTRARAYAATLELLDRAPDLDAIFAACDVTAMGVLQALRASGRRVPEDVAVVGFDGSALAEAADLTSVFMPAEDEAAAAVRHLLDPARPAPRRLPTTLTVRGSS; from the coding sequence ATGGAGAAACGGGCGACGCTCGCCGACGTGGCGCGGGAGGCCCGGGTGTCGCGGGCGACCGCCTCCCGGGCGATCAACGGGGCGTACGGCACCTCCCCGGAGATGCGCGAGCATGTGCGCGCGGTGGCCCGGCGGCTGGGGTTCGAGCCGCACGCGGCGGCGCGGGCGCTGGCGACCGGGCGGGGCGGGGGCGGCCGCCGCGAGCGGATCGAGATCCTGATCGTCGATCCGGATCCGGCGGCGATGGGCGTCAAGCCGTTCTACGGCCGGGTGCTGGCCGGGGCGATGACCGCGGTGGACGGGCAGGACATCGCGCTGGAGGTGCGCCGGGTGGACGTGCCGCCGGCCGCGGACGACGATCCGCCGTTCGGACGCCTGCTGATCAACATCTCCGGGGCGGCCGGGGCGGCGTATGCGCGCCGCGGTCGGACGGTGGCGCTGGGCCGCTGTGCGCCGGGGGTCACGTTCGTCGCGCCGGACAATGACGGCGGCGGGTTCCAGGCCGCCGCACACCTGGTGATGAGCGGCCGGAAACGGGTCGGCGCGGTGTTCGGGCCGGCGACGCCGTGCGCGCGGGAACGGCGTGCCGGGTTCCTGCGGGTGATGTCCGGGGCCGGCCGGGAGGTGGTGGCCGCCGACGGTGACTTCACCCGGGCCCGGGCGTACGCGGCGACCCTCGAACTGCTGGACCGCGCCCCGGACCTGGACGCGATCTTCGCGGCCTGCGACGTGACCGCGATGGGTGTGCTGCAGGCGTTGCGGGCCTCCGGCCGCCGGGTGCCGGAGGATGTCGCGGTGGTCGGTTTCGACGGCAGCGCCCTGGCCGAGGCCGCCGACCTGACCTCGGTGTTCATGCCGGCCGAGGATGAGGCGGCCGCGGCCGTCCGGCATCTGCTCGACCCGGCCCGGCCGGCGCCGCGGCGGCTGCCGACGACGCTGACCGTGCGCGGGTCGAGCTAG
- a CDS encoding M14 family zinc carboxypeptidase, translating into MRIPRPATVAAVILLTAALTPAPAGAAGPPSCSGAAGYLGTVPSPESFLGFPLGIGQQRVVTNAEIRGYLAAVDKASDRVVSGTMGTSVLGQPLDYAIVSSSRHVSRRSLDRIAGQIRELRDPRKLKAEQARRIAAGEPAIVWIAGNVHGGETSGADASLKTLYELAAGTSCAVRQRDDNLITVILPTQNPDGRDANRRQNEYGFDLNRDWFARTQPETDSKLELLRKYPPQVFVDAHEMGGQRYFFPPDADPIHHEIADAPVDWINRIGAANKAAFGYNGACSDTVTTECYFNYDTYDLFYMGYGDTVPATGFGAAGMTYEKGSASSVQDRVQQQYNTQWATLGWAAANRREVLTGYYRTWSDAVAEGRAGKLEPNQVVQPENQVRFPVPDIRVRSYFLMPGRQLADVRRLVDRLRRMDVEVYEVRKAVTIAHARIFGGRTADEVVVPKGAYWIPMDQPQKHWIQATLGEDPYVPFPYFYDVSSWSNPLLMGIDTVYTGDDVRPRGSLVTGVEGGASGRGRVYTYPLDSASAAQLTFRLLGRGIAAVRDGNLVRVPASAVTPTVDRLARSLGVTLTPSARTGGTALTTPDVGLFRGAGVSTTSGSYGEARYLLGSRWGLNLTPVTSADINDNTPAFTRRSVLLVPDGSNPTGGLTAAGQANLRAWIGAGHTYVGLRNEGTRLARAAGLTSTTEKPQPDDYLVIGSHLRVDVNPASPVGTGRPAADFAFNNGDPILTPSTTGVNVLTYPSDGTFWHNGYTVHEDVLKGTSVVVDEPTGAGRAVLFANDPLFRGYTESGMQLVANALLYPAGNPKPAARTARPEPARAAAAARPAAPNLGGEWRPDRIQVAVADLARTRSVVSRYTSTATVAVAGDSAYLTIPNPDGLQFDEHPYLRDLIADLRAAGIPLRSIVA; encoded by the coding sequence ATGCGAATTCCGAGACCCGCGACCGTGGCAGCGGTGATCCTGCTGACCGCGGCCCTGACGCCGGCGCCGGCCGGGGCGGCCGGTCCACCGTCGTGCTCCGGCGCGGCCGGGTATCTGGGCACCGTGCCCAGCCCGGAGAGTTTCCTCGGCTTCCCGCTCGGCATCGGCCAGCAGCGGGTGGTCACCAACGCCGAGATCCGCGGCTACCTGGCGGCCGTCGACAAGGCTTCCGACCGGGTGGTCAGTGGCACCATGGGGACCAGCGTGCTGGGACAGCCGCTCGACTACGCGATCGTCTCCAGCAGCCGGCACGTCTCCCGGCGCAGCCTGGACCGGATCGCCGGACAGATCCGGGAGCTGCGGGATCCTCGGAAACTGAAGGCGGAGCAGGCGCGGCGGATCGCGGCCGGGGAGCCGGCCATCGTCTGGATCGCCGGGAACGTGCACGGCGGCGAGACCAGTGGCGCGGACGCCAGCCTCAAGACGCTGTACGAGCTGGCCGCGGGCACGTCCTGCGCGGTGCGGCAGCGCGACGACAACCTGATCACGGTGATCCTGCCGACCCAGAACCCGGACGGGCGGGACGCGAACCGGCGGCAGAACGAGTACGGGTTCGACCTGAACCGGGACTGGTTCGCGCGGACCCAGCCGGAGACCGACAGCAAACTGGAACTGCTGCGGAAATACCCGCCACAGGTGTTCGTGGACGCGCACGAGATGGGCGGACAGCGGTATTTCTTCCCGCCGGACGCCGACCCGATCCACCACGAGATCGCGGACGCGCCGGTGGACTGGATCAACCGGATCGGGGCGGCGAACAAGGCGGCATTCGGCTACAACGGGGCGTGCAGCGACACCGTCACCACCGAGTGCTATTTCAATTACGACACGTACGACCTGTTCTACATGGGGTACGGCGACACGGTTCCGGCGACCGGATTCGGGGCGGCCGGAATGACGTACGAGAAAGGCAGTGCCTCCTCGGTGCAGGACCGGGTGCAGCAGCAGTACAACACCCAGTGGGCGACCCTGGGCTGGGCCGCGGCGAACCGGCGCGAGGTGCTGACCGGCTACTACCGGACGTGGAGTGACGCGGTCGCCGAGGGCCGCGCCGGCAAGCTGGAGCCGAACCAGGTGGTGCAGCCGGAGAACCAGGTGCGGTTCCCGGTGCCCGACATCCGAGTCCGGTCGTATTTCCTGATGCCGGGCAGGCAGCTCGCCGACGTGCGACGGCTGGTCGACCGGCTGCGGCGGATGGACGTCGAGGTGTACGAGGTGCGCAAGGCGGTCACGATCGCCCACGCACGGATCTTCGGCGGGCGTACGGCCGATGAGGTCGTTGTTCCGAAGGGCGCCTACTGGATCCCGATGGATCAGCCGCAGAAGCACTGGATCCAGGCGACGCTGGGCGAGGATCCGTACGTCCCGTTCCCGTATTTCTACGACGTCTCGTCGTGGAGCAATCCGCTGCTGATGGGGATCGACACCGTCTACACCGGTGACGATGTGCGCCCACGGGGCAGCCTGGTGACCGGCGTCGAGGGCGGGGCGAGCGGGCGGGGGCGGGTCTACACGTACCCGCTGGATTCCGCCTCGGCGGCGCAGTTGACCTTCCGCCTGCTCGGTCGGGGAATCGCCGCGGTCCGCGACGGGAATCTGGTGCGGGTACCGGCCTCGGCGGTCACCCCGACCGTCGACCGGCTGGCCCGATCGTTGGGTGTCACCCTGACGCCCAGCGCGCGGACCGGCGGGACCGCGCTCACCACACCCGACGTCGGGCTGTTCCGCGGCGCCGGGGTGTCCACCACGTCCGGCTCGTACGGCGAGGCCCGCTACCTGCTCGGCAGCCGCTGGGGGCTGAACCTCACCCCGGTGACCAGCGCCGACATCAACGACAACACGCCCGCGTTCACCCGGCGCAGCGTGCTGCTGGTGCCCGACGGCAGCAACCCGACCGGTGGACTGACCGCCGCCGGACAGGCCAACCTGCGGGCCTGGATCGGCGCGGGGCACACCTACGTCGGTCTCCGCAACGAGGGCACCCGCCTGGCCCGGGCCGCCGGGCTGACCTCGACCACCGAGAAGCCGCAGCCCGACGACTACCTGGTGATCGGCTCGCACCTGCGGGTCGACGTGAACCCGGCCAGCCCGGTCGGCACGGGCCGGCCGGCCGCGGACTTCGCGTTCAACAACGGCGACCCGATCCTCACCCCGAGCACCACCGGCGTGAACGTGCTGACCTATCCGAGCGACGGCACATTCTGGCACAACGGCTACACGGTGCACGAGGACGTGCTCAAGGGCACCTCGGTGGTGGTCGACGAGCCGACCGGGGCGGGGCGGGCGGTGCTGTTCGCGAACGACCCGCTGTTTCGCGGGTACACCGAGAGCGGCATGCAGCTGGTGGCCAACGCGCTGCTGTACCCGGCCGGGAACCCGAAGCCGGCGGCGCGCACGGCGAGACCGGAACCGGCGAGGGCGGCCGCGGCCGCGCGGCCGGCGGCGCCGAACCTGGGCGGCGAGTGGCGGCCGGACCGGATCCAGGTGGCGGTGGCCGACCTGGCCCGCACCCGGAGCGTGGTGAGCCGGTACACGAGCACGGCGACGGTGGCGGTAGCCGGCGACTCGGCCTACCTGACCATCCCGAACCCGGACGGCCTGCAGTTCGACGAGCACCCGTATCTGCGCGACCTGATCGCCGACCTGCGCGCCGCCGGTATCCCGCTGCGCTCCATCGTGGCCTGA
- a CDS encoding TOPRIM nucleotidyl transferase/hydrolase domain-containing protein encodes MTDDGDARALILVEGISDRIALRTTAAARGRDLDADRVRIEPIGGAHAIGRYLRDLGPAAARLRVVGLCDRQEQWTFRAHLPADRYFVCDRDLEEELIRAVGVACVEELFAAERDLDRFHLFRSQPAWRGRPIEAQMHRFVRSSSRRNLRYAHLLAAAAARRDTRPGPLAALLDAV; translated from the coding sequence ATGACCGACGACGGGGACGCCCGGGCGCTGATCCTGGTCGAAGGGATCAGCGACCGGATCGCGCTGCGCACCACGGCCGCCGCCCGGGGCCGCGACCTCGACGCCGACCGGGTGCGGATCGAGCCGATCGGCGGAGCCCACGCCATCGGCCGCTACCTGCGCGACCTCGGTCCGGCGGCCGCCCGGCTCCGGGTCGTCGGCCTGTGCGATCGGCAGGAGCAGTGGACGTTCCGGGCCCACCTGCCCGCCGACCGTTACTTCGTTTGCGACCGCGACCTCGAGGAGGAGCTGATCCGCGCGGTCGGCGTCGCGTGCGTCGAGGAACTCTTCGCCGCCGAACGCGACCTGGACCGCTTCCACCTGTTCCGCAGCCAGCCCGCCTGGCGGGGCCGCCCGATCGAGGCGCAGATGCACCGCTTCGTCCGCAGCTCCTCGCGCCGCAACCTCCGCTACGCCCACCTGCTCGCCGCGGCCGCCGCGCGGCGTGACACCCGGCCCGGCCCGCTGGCGGCGCTGCTCGACGCAGTCTGA
- a CDS encoding cellulose binding domain-containing protein, with product MQRKHHALVAALVLVASGLFGLTLSSPAQADTRICDQYGSTTIGGRYVVMNNRWGTSAEQCITVTGTGFSIASQQGTGNTSGAPVSYPAVYYGCHYTNCSPGTTLPLRVSAISSATSSISYTFVSGATYDAAYDIWLDPRPNTTGVNAQEIMIWFNRQGSIQPIGSRVATATIGGRSWEVWQGSNGSNAVVSYVAPSPVSSWSFSVLDFINDVKNRGAITSSWYLTSIQAGFEPWIGGAGLAVTNFSAAVDGGGAPSGPGTPSSPSNPGTSGCQVTYAPNVWNTGYTADVTVANTGGGAVNGWALGFTLPAGQTITSSWNATLSGNSGAITARNVSFNGAIPAGGSTSFGFQGAYSGSFAKPASFTLNGTACAIG from the coding sequence ATGCAACGGAAGCACCATGCCCTGGTCGCCGCCCTCGTCCTGGTGGCGTCCGGGCTCTTCGGGCTGACGCTGTCCAGCCCGGCGCAGGCCGACACCAGGATCTGCGACCAGTACGGGTCGACCACCATCGGCGGCCGGTACGTCGTGATGAACAACCGCTGGGGCACCAGCGCCGAGCAGTGCATCACGGTGACGGGCACCGGGTTCTCGATCGCCAGCCAGCAGGGCACCGGGAACACCAGCGGCGCGCCGGTGTCGTACCCGGCCGTCTACTACGGATGTCACTACACCAACTGCTCCCCGGGCACCACCCTGCCGCTGCGGGTTAGCGCGATCAGCAGCGCGACGAGCAGCATCAGCTACACCTTCGTGTCCGGGGCGACCTACGACGCGGCGTACGACATCTGGCTCGACCCGCGGCCGAACACCACCGGCGTGAACGCTCAGGAGATCATGATCTGGTTCAACCGGCAGGGCTCGATCCAGCCGATCGGCTCCCGGGTCGCCACCGCCACCATCGGCGGGCGCAGCTGGGAGGTGTGGCAGGGCAGCAACGGGTCGAACGCCGTGGTCTCCTATGTGGCGCCGTCGCCGGTGAGCAGCTGGAGCTTCAGCGTCCTCGACTTCATCAACGACGTGAAGAACCGCGGTGCGATCACCAGCTCGTGGTACCTGACCAGCATCCAGGCCGGATTCGAGCCGTGGATCGGCGGCGCCGGGCTGGCCGTCACCAACTTCTCCGCGGCGGTCGACGGCGGCGGCGCGCCGTCCGGTCCGGGCACCCCGTCGAGCCCGTCCAACCCGGGCACTTCCGGTTGCCAGGTCACCTACGCGCCGAACGTGTGGAACACCGGCTACACCGCGGACGTCACGGTGGCCAACACCGGTGGTGGGGCGGTCAACGGGTGGGCGCTCGGCTTCACCCTGCCGGCCGGACAGACGATCACCAGCTCGTGGAACGCGACGCTGAGCGGCAACTCCGGGGCGATCACCGCGCGCAACGTGAGCTTCAACGGCGCGATCCCGGCCGGTGGCAGCACGTCGTTCGGGTTCCAGGGCGCCTACAGCGGCTCGTTCGCCAAGCCGGCGTCGTTCACCCTGAACGGTACGGCCTGCGCGATCGGCTGA
- a CDS encoding low affinity iron permease family protein gives MKPTLEPSGSGVDDHQRAVALAHRTRRRYWRQRALSSRLLHRLGELSAHSLAGLAVAGLVVAWLIIGVVISFPGWWENALYVTSSLITLTMVFTVQHTQARQAVALQRKLDELLRAVPAADNRLIALEEVPERELQELHHRDIASRENTPEAQWP, from the coding sequence GTGAAGCCGACCCTCGAACCCTCCGGAAGCGGTGTGGACGATCATCAGCGAGCCGTCGCTCTGGCACACCGGACCCGGCGGCGATACTGGCGGCAGCGCGCCCTCAGCAGCCGGCTGCTCCATCGGCTCGGCGAACTGTCCGCCCACTCGCTGGCTGGTCTCGCGGTCGCCGGACTGGTCGTGGCCTGGCTGATCATCGGTGTGGTGATCAGCTTCCCCGGCTGGTGGGAGAACGCCCTGTATGTGACCAGCTCGCTGATCACCCTGACCATGGTGTTCACCGTTCAGCACACGCAGGCTCGGCAAGCCGTGGCACTGCAGCGCAAGCTCGACGAATTGCTGCGCGCCGTGCCGGCCGCCGACAACCGGCTGATCGCCCTGGAGGAGGTGCCGGAGCGGGAGTTGCAGGAGCTTCACCATCGCGACATCGCTTCGCGAGAGAACACGCCCGAAGCCCAGTGGCCATGA
- a CDS encoding sulfotransferase domain-containing protein encodes MGTTLPVYRAGLNDSTRWERFEPRTGDIVISAPSKCGTTWLQMICALLILQEPALPAPLTTLSPWLDIRLRPIGDVTATLAAQRHRRFIKTHTPLDGLPRWPGVTYLVIGRDPRDVGVSIDHHRANLDGTVFERLLGGGAAPRRPASRRERILQWMHDERPPTVGMDTLRTMVHHLGQAWECRADPSVVLLHYAELSADLPGQMRALAGHLALDVPERSWPALVGAAGFDAMRGNAARLVPDERLGLFTSETAFFRSGRSGQWRDVLTDDDLAAYDSVLRSVAAPGFVEWLQR; translated from the coding sequence ATGGGGACCACGCTGCCGGTCTATCGGGCCGGGTTGAACGACAGCACGCGGTGGGAGCGATTCGAGCCGCGGACCGGGGACATCGTCATCAGCGCGCCGTCGAAGTGCGGGACCACCTGGCTGCAGATGATCTGCGCACTGCTGATCCTGCAGGAGCCCGCGTTGCCGGCGCCGCTGACCACGCTGTCGCCGTGGCTGGACATCCGGCTGCGGCCGATCGGGGACGTAACGGCGACGCTCGCGGCCCAACGGCACCGCCGGTTCATCAAGACGCACACGCCGCTGGACGGGCTGCCGCGGTGGCCGGGCGTGACGTATCTGGTGATCGGCCGGGATCCGCGGGACGTCGGGGTGTCGATCGACCACCACCGCGCCAATCTGGACGGCACGGTCTTCGAGCGGCTGCTGGGTGGCGGCGCGGCGCCTCGGCGGCCGGCGTCCCGGCGGGAGCGGATCCTGCAGTGGATGCACGACGAGCGGCCGCCGACCGTCGGCATGGACACGCTGCGCACCATGGTTCACCACCTCGGCCAGGCCTGGGAGTGCCGCGCCGACCCGTCGGTGGTGCTGCTGCACTACGCCGAGCTGAGCGCCGACCTGCCCGGGCAGATGCGGGCGCTGGCCGGACACCTGGCTCTCGACGTGCCGGAGAGATCGTGGCCGGCGCTGGTGGGGGCGGCCGGCTTCGACGCCATGCGGGGCAATGCCGCACGGCTCGTCCCGGACGAGCGTCTCGGCCTGTTCACCAGCGAGACGGCGTTCTTCCGGTCAGGCCGGAGCGGGCAGTGGCGTGACGTGCTCACCGACGACGACCTGGCCGCCTACGACTCGGTGCTGCGCTCGGTGGCCGCCCCCGGATTCGTCGAGTGGTTGCAACGATAG
- a CDS encoding TetR/AcrR family transcriptional regulator, which produces MATTRGSSGRVRRRPTRSGVILEPSMIIDAALRLIEAPGGNALTVRRLGVELGADPSAIYRYFRDLDALLIAIADRLISETLAGFESGPDWRAALREMGRGVHDSMLRHPRLATLRASRFTAGPNELRADDIGIGLLLRAGFPAPDAVRHFRDFIDAVLALAAMDAAELAPGQEEADRQALAQAYATFSPEEYPNLAAVREHLPQIAVSAFPGVLDKLVDAIAVQLPAS; this is translated from the coding sequence ATGGCGACCACGCGGGGCAGTTCCGGCAGGGTCCGGCGGCGGCCCACCCGCAGCGGTGTGATCCTCGAACCGTCCATGATCATCGATGCCGCGCTGCGACTGATCGAGGCACCCGGTGGCAACGCACTCACGGTCCGTCGCCTCGGCGTCGAGCTCGGCGCCGACCCGTCGGCCATCTACCGCTACTTCCGCGATCTCGACGCGCTGCTGATCGCCATCGCCGACCGGCTGATCAGCGAGACGCTCGCCGGGTTCGAGTCCGGGCCGGACTGGCGGGCCGCGCTGCGCGAGATGGGCCGCGGCGTGCATGATTCGATGCTGCGGCACCCGCGGCTGGCCACACTGCGCGCCAGCCGGTTCACCGCCGGCCCCAACGAGCTGCGCGCCGACGACATCGGCATCGGCCTGCTGCTGCGTGCCGGCTTCCCCGCGCCGGACGCGGTGCGACATTTCCGGGACTTCATCGACGCCGTTCTCGCATTGGCGGCGATGGATGCCGCGGAATTGGCGCCGGGGCAGGAGGAAGCGGACCGGCAGGCACTCGCCCAGGCATATGCGACGTTCTCCCCGGAGGAATATCCGAATCTCGCCGCGGTCCGCGAGCACCTTCCGCAGATCGCCGTCTCCGCGTTCCCCGGCGTGCTCGACAAGCTGGTCGACGCGATCGCCGTGCAGCTGCCGGCATCGTAA